One genomic window of Caloranaerobacter ferrireducens includes the following:
- a CDS encoding helix-turn-helix domain-containing protein, whose translation MGKVLGERIKKLRKEKNITQKELAKILNIQNSTLSQYENGINEPSDEIKIKIADFFNVSIDYLLGRTDNPNPNNSYKLTDEEADKLADEIIEIYIKKGKIKRGEKLTPEKIEKILKEIEIFIDMANKLEDI comes from the coding sequence ATGGGTAAGGTATTAGGAGAAAGAATAAAAAAATTAAGAAAAGAAAAGAATATTACTCAAAAAGAATTAGCTAAAATATTAAACATTCAAAATTCCACTTTATCTCAATATGAAAATGGTATTAACGAACCAAGTGATGAAATAAAAATTAAAATTGCAGATTTTTTTAATGTTAGTATTGACTACTTACTAGGCAGAACAGATAACCCTAATCCTAATAATTCTTACAAATTGACAGATGAAGAAGCTGACAAACTAGCTGATGAAATTATTGAAATTTATATTAAAAAAGGCAAAATTAAAAGGGGCGAGAAACTCACCCCTGAAAAAATCGAGAAAATATTAAAAGAGATAGAAATTTTTATTGATATGGCTAATAAGCTTGAAGATATTTAA
- a CDS encoding DUF2726 domain-containing protein, giving the protein MYYIIIVLIIIYITYNYIIKLKKTENNVSIKLPYKSKKHLLSKAEYNFYKTLTLAIKEKNLYICPKVRLADILYVDKTEKRQLYWNKINSKHIDFLICESETLKPVLAIELDDSTHNKSERIERDEFLNNVFKSTNLPLLRIKVGYGYKVNELKNKIEEILNPTKIEKAL; this is encoded by the coding sequence GTGTACTATATTATAATTGTCTTAATCATTATTTATATAACGTATAATTACATAATTAAATTGAAAAAAACAGAAAATAATGTATCAATTAAATTACCTTATAAAAGTAAGAAACATTTATTAAGTAAAGCTGAATATAACTTTTATAAAACACTAACTTTAGCAATTAAGGAAAAAAATTTATACATATGTCCAAAAGTACGACTAGCTGATATTTTATATGTAGATAAAACAGAAAAAAGACAGCTCTATTGGAACAAAATAAATTCAAAACATATTGATTTTTTAATTTGTGAAAGTGAAACTCTTAAACCAGTATTAGCTATAGAATTAGATGATTCAACTCACAATAAATCTGAAAGAATAGAAAGAGATGAATTTTTAAATAATGTATTTAAAAGTACAAATTTACCTTTATTAAGAATTAAAGTAGGATATGGATATAAAGTTAATGAATTGAAAAATAAAATAGAAGAAATATTGAATCCAACAAAAATAGAAAAAGCATTATAA